GGCTTTAGGCGCAGGTCAGGTGCGCGGGGTGGGGTTCCGGCGTGGTCGTCTGGCTGTGGTGCTGTTTTCGAGAGTTCCTTGACGAGGTGTCAGCGGTTTCGGGTGGGTGGGGTTGTGGCTCGGCGTGTTTTGCTGGGTGAGTCGCGGGGTCACAGACCTTCCGTACGGTTCACAGCAGCTACAGCCCCTGTGAGCAGTACGAAAACTCTGTGACCCCAACCTATCTGTCGCTTGGTCCACACCACCCGGCCCGCTACCCAACCGCCCCTGTCTTTCCCAAGCCGCTCGAGACGCCACCACAGCCAGATGACCACGCCGGAACCCCACCCCGCGCACCTGACCCGCACCTAAAGCCGGGTACGGCACACGACGTGCTCAGCACTATCCCGGTAACTCCCGCAGCAGGTATACCGGACTAGGCAGGCGCGGATGGGACTTCGAGACGGAGCCTAGCTCCGAGCGACCTCGGCGGTATGCGCTGAGGTGTAGCGCTCGCCTGTCACCTGGTCGCTCAGCGGGTCCAGCGTGGCCAGGGCTTCGGCGTCCAGGGTGAGTTCCAGTGCGGCCGCGTTCTGTTCCAGCCGGGCCGGGCTGCGGGTGCCCGGAATGGCGGCGACCGCCACCCCGAGCCGCTCGGACTGGGCGTACACCCAGGCCAGCGCCACCTGGGCCGGGGTGGCGCCCAGCCGGTCGGCCACCTCGCGCACGGTCTGCGCGATCTTCTCGTTGGCTTCGCCCGCCGCGCCGGCGAACCGCGGGTTGCTGCGCCGAAAGTCCTTCTCGCCCAACGTGGAGCGGTCCAGGGTGCCGGTCAGGAATCCCCGCCCCAGTGGCGAGTACGGCACCAACCCGACCCCCAGCTCGGCCATCACCGGGGTGAGGGCCTCGACGTCGCGGGTCCACAGCGAGTACTCGCTCTGCACCGCGGTGATCGGGTGCACCGCGTGCGCCCGGCGCAGCAGCTCGGCGTCGACCTCGGACAGTCCCAGATGGCGGACCTTGCCCGCCTCGACCAGCTCGGCCATCGCCCCGACGGTCTCCTCGATCTCCACATCCTGGGGCGGGCGGTGCGCGTAGTACAGATCGATCACCTCCACACCCAGCCGCAGCAGCGAGGCGTCGCAGGAACGCAGCACGAAGTCCCGGGCGCCGCGGATGCGGCGTGACCGGTCGCCGGCGCTGCGGTCGATGCCGAACTTGGTGGCCAGCTGCACCTGATCCCGGCGACCGTGGATGGCCCGGCCCACCAGCACCTCGTTGTGCCCGGTGCCGTAGGCGTCGGCCGTGTCCAGGAACGTGATGCCCAACTCCAGGGCCCGGTCGATGGTGGCCATGCCGCCGTCCCAATCGGCGGCGCCGTAACTTTCGCTCATCCCCATGCAGCCCAGCCCCATCGCGCTGACGGTGAGACCGGGCGAGTTCAGCGTGGTTCGGGTGATCATGCGCAGATCCTCCTCCTGCCTGGCGGACCGGGCGGTACCTCGAAACCTGAAGACCGCCTCGACACTAGGACTTGGAGTGCACTCCAAGTCAAGCCGTCGGACCGGCCGGGGGTTGCCCTCGGTCAGCGCTGAGCGATAGCGCAGGCGCGCACCGGTATTCGCGGAGCAGCGTGCTCGGGCGGGATTCAGTCCACGGCGCTGGACTTCGCGCGGGCGGACTGCAGGACGTCGAAGAGCTTGCGGCCGAAGGCTTCCGGATGCTGGTTGAGTCCGCCGTGACCGCCGGGGAATTCGACCAGTGGGATGCCGAGGCGTTCGGCCAGCGTTGCGGCCGGGCGGTACGGCAGGGTGCCGGGGGATTCCGCGCCCACGGCGAGGACGAGGCGGTCGGCGACCGCGGCCAGGGCCGCTTCGTCGGGCAGATACGAAGTGATCTGGCGGAGTTCGTGTTCCAGCATGATCGGCAGGTTCGCCATGACGCGGGCGACCATGTCGGCGGTGCGCGGCGGCAGCGTCGCCGGGTCCGGCAGGCCCCGCATCTGTGCGCCGACGCCGGCGGCGAAGTGCGCACCGGCGACCGCCGCGCCTTCCCGATGGAACAGCTCGTAGACCTCGTCGACGAACGCGCGATGGTCGGCCGCGTCGGGCAGCAGGCCGAACGAAGGCGGTTCGTGGGCGACAACGAGGGCGAGCCGATCGGGATGCCGGGCGAGCAAGTCGAGCGCGACGACCGCACCGCCGCTGGCGCCGAAGACATACACCGATTCGCCTGCGGGAGCG
This genomic stretch from Nocardia brasiliensis ATCC 700358 harbors:
- a CDS encoding alpha/beta fold hydrolase, whose amino-acid sequence is MKSGTLKVPGATLFYEVRGSGPLLVLLPGSGADAAMFDHLAELLVPHFTVLAADPRGYSRSPLDGPPVDQQVEVMSEDIHRLIEDRAPAGESVYVFGASGGAVVALDLLARHPDRLALVVAHEPPSFGLLPDAADHRAFVDEVYELFHREGAAVAGAHFAAGVGAQMRGLPDPATLPPRTADMVARVMANLPIMLEHELRQITSYLPDEAALAAVADRLVLAVGAESPGTLPYRPAATLAERLGIPLVEFPGGHGGLNQHPEAFGRKLFDVLQSARAKSSAVD
- a CDS encoding aldo/keto reductase gives rise to the protein MITRTTLNSPGLTVSAMGLGCMGMSESYGAADWDGGMATIDRALELGITFLDTADAYGTGHNEVLVGRAIHGRRDQVQLATKFGIDRSAGDRSRRIRGARDFVLRSCDASLLRLGVEVIDLYYAHRPPQDVEIEETVGAMAELVEAGKVRHLGLSEVDAELLRRAHAVHPITAVQSEYSLWTRDVEALTPVMAELGVGLVPYSPLGRGFLTGTLDRSTLGEKDFRRSNPRFAGAAGEANEKIAQTVREVADRLGATPAQVALAWVYAQSERLGVAVAAIPGTRSPARLEQNAAALELTLDAEALATLDPLSDQVTGERYTSAHTAEVARS